The Buchnera aphidicola (Nipponaphis monzeni) genome includes the window ATATGTTTCCTTCATTATGGATTGCTAAAACAGGATTAGATGCACAACAAACTAATATGAATGTTATATCAAACAATTTAGCGAATGTTAGTACAAATGGATTCAAAAAATCAAGAGCTATTTTTGAAGATTTAATTTATCAAAATGTACGGCAACCAGGATTGCAATCTTCTCAAAAATCAACTATTCCTTCAGGTTTACAATTAGGAACAGGAACTAGATTGGTAACTACTGAACGTATACATACTCAAGGTAATTTATTAAAAACCGATTCTTCTAAAGATATAGCTATTAACGGACAAGGATTTTTCCAAGTAAAAATGCCAGATGGAAATAATGTTTACACTCGTGATGGATCTTTTCAAATTGATCAAAATGGTCAACTAGTAACTAATAGTGGTTTTTTAGTACAACCTACAATTGCTTTTCCTTCTGATATTACTAATATTAATATAGGTAGAGATGGTATAGTAACAGCAAATGAACAAGGACAAATACAACCTATATCTATTGGTCAAATTAGTTTAATGAGCTTTGCAAATAATGCAGGTTTAGAAAGTTTAGGAGAAAATTTATATAGAGAAACTCAAGCATCTGGTGTACCTATAGAAAATATTCCTGGAACAGGAGGAACAGGTTTATTGTATCAAGGGTTTATAGAAACTTCAAATGTAAATGTTGCTGAAGAGTTAATTAATATGATTCATACGCAAAGAGCATATGAAATTAACAGTAAAGCAATTAATACATCGGATCAAATGCTTCAAAGATTATATCAATTATAGTATATTTTTATTTGTAATTAATATGTCTGTTTTAATTAACACATTTTTATTAAATATAATATTTTACACTAAAATAAAAAAACTTTTATATGTTAAAACTACGTAAGTTGAAAAATAAAAATTGTTTAATTATCTTTTTATTTTTAATTTGTACTATTAGTGGATGTACAACAACAATACCACATAAAACAGCAAATAATATTACGGAAAAAATATCTTCGGTGTACATTACAAATAACGTTGTACTAAATAATGGATCAATATTCCAAAAATGTATTCCTAGTAATTATAGTTATCAATCATTATTTGAAGATTATAAACCTCATAATATAGGAGATATTATTTCTGTAATTCTAGAAGAAAACATTACTGCTAGTAACAGTTCTTCCGCTAATATTAGCAAAAATGGTAACGCTAATATTGGAATTGCTGCTACACATGGACCTTTTGGTAACTTGTTAAATGAAAATTTAAATAAAACAGAAATAAACGGTGCTTCTAAAAACAATTTTTTAGGGAAAGGTAGTAATTATGCAAAAAATTCGTTTGTTGGAACAATTACAGTAACAGTTTCAAAAATATTTCCTAATGGCAATTTAAAAGTTACAGGAGAAAAAAAAATAGCTATAAATCAAGGTACAGAATTTATTCGTTTTTCAGGTGTAATAAATCCTCACGATATTTCTAAAAATAACTCAGTTATTTCGACTCGAATAGCTGATTCTAAAATAGAATATATTAGTCATGGATATGTAAATGAGTCTCGTAAAATGGGATGGTTACAACGTTTGCTTTTAAATATTATGCCAATATAAATTATACATTATATTTAAAAAAAAATAAAAAATTTTTTATAACATAAAATGTTACTATAATAGTTTAATTAATTTTTTAGATATTATAAATAATTTAATTTAATATGTTTTAAAATACTAATCTATTGAGTATTTTAATTATAATATAAGATATATATATGTTTAAATCATTGTTATATACATTAATATTATTATTCATAGGAGTTAATTCATTAACTTTTGCAAGTAAAATTAAAGATTTAACAAATATTGAAGGTGTACGTGATAATCAACTTATAGGTTATGGTTTAGTAGTTGGTTTAAATGGTACAGGAGATCGTGTTAGTCAAGTTCCTTTTACAATACAAACGTTGAACAATATGTTATCGCAATTAGGAATAAAAATTCCAATCATAAACAATAATTCTCAATTAAAAAATATAGCATCAGTAATTGTAACAGCAAAATTACCTCCTTTTGGACTACAAGGAGAAAAAATAAATGTAATTGTTTCATCTATAGGTAATTCTAGTAGTTTAGAAGGAGGCGTTTTACTAATGACTCCCTTAAAAGGGATAGATAATCAAATTTATGCAATAGCCCAAGGGAAAATATTGATTCAAGAAAATTATTCTTATTCAGAAAAAGATACGATATCTTTCAACAAAAAAAAATTTAATTCTGGTAAAATAATTGATGGAGGTATCATAGAGAGGGAACTAAAAAATAATTTTAATAATAATAATATTATTAAATTACAATTATATAAAGATAATTTTACTTTAGCAAAACAAATTAGCGATAATATTAACTATCGTTACAATAATATCGCAACTGCAATTAATGCTAAAAGTATAGTAATAGATATTAAATCTTTTAAAAATGTCGAAAAAATTAATATTATTTCCAATATTCAGAATATAGATATTCCAAGTTCTCAATCAAAATCTAAAATAATTATTAATTCTAAAATGGGTGCAGTAGTAATAAGTAAATCAATTAAGCTAAATCCATGTTCTATTACCTATAAAAATTTTACCATATTTGTAGATAAATTTAAAAAATATTCTTATCAATCAACTAATTTTAATAGAACTTTAAATAAAAAACATGTAAGTAAAATAAATACTAATGCTACACTGTCTAACATAATACATACTTTAAATTTATTTGGTATTAAACCACATGAACTAATATCAATTTTAGAAACAATGAAATTAGCTAATTGTTTATCTACTAAAATAGAGACATTTCATGAAAACTAATTCTATACTTAACTATAATCAAAAAAATAATTTTGAAAAAAATAATTTGATAGTAAACAATATAAATCAAGAAAAAAAAATATATACGAATAAATTATCTCAAGCAGTAGAAAGTATTTTTATAAATATTCTCATTAAAACTATGAGAAAATCTTTATTACAATCAAATATTTTTAATAATGATCAAGTTCATTTATATACTGAAATATACGATGAACAAATATCTAAAACATTAAGTACTAAAGGAATTGGATTATCTAAAATTATTCAAAAACAAATTAATGTTTTTAAAAACAGTTAAATTTTGTGTTTAAAAAAATATAGAAGCATATGTTTGATGACATTAAAAAAATAAATTATATTTATAGATTTAGTTATATTATAATTAAACTATTTTTACTACAATATTTTCATATATTTGCAAGAGGAGAATAATTTTTTTTACAATCCTCTTGCTAAAAATAATTATTATTAATTTCATGAAATAATTTTTTTTGTTTATACTTAATAATTTAAATTATATACGATATGTTCATTTATTGTTTTTATTATGTACAAAATATAGTTTTTTATTAATTTCATTTATATTAAAAAATTTACTTAAATTATTAATAATTTTTATTTTTATAAATGTGCTTAAATATATTTATGTACCATATATTTTTATATTAATACATGGATAATTTATTACAATAATTAAAATATTATATTATTTGCATAAATAGAATGTTTAAAGCATAACATAAAATATGTTAAATATATTTAAAAATTACTTAATTTAAAGCATATTTACTAAATATCATGTAGAATATAAAATAAAAAAAATGTTTTTAAAATAGTTATTAATTAATTACAATATTTTTTGTATTAATCTTAATTGATAGATAGATATATGGTTATACATACAATTTTATTACGAATTTTAAATATAATAATTTTTGTATAGAAATTATTTTTTAAAAAAATGATCAGTTTTTGTAAAATTTTATCACAAAAATAAAGTTTCTAATAATTTTTTGAAATATGTTTTTTAAAAAATTGTTTATCATAACATATTTTTTTAAAAAATATATCTTTTTATTAACAAAATTTACTTTACTAATATTAAAAAAATAATTTTCTTTCTTTATACATGAATTAGGAAAATGGTAGTTTATAAAATTGTTTTTTTTATTTTTACTAATGGATAAAATAGAATAAAATGGAATTTTAAATTTTTTATTAGGAATAATAATTGCTTTTTTACCTTTTTGTTTATTTTCAATATTACTAATATCCTTTCTTTTTTCATTAAGTAAATAACAAGCTATATCTATTGGAACTATAGCATGTACTTCACTTATATCATCTTTAATTACTTCTATTTCTATTAACCTTAAAATATATAATGATAAAGATTTTTTATTTCTAATTTTTCCAATACCATAACATTGAGAACACAATTGGTAATTTGATTCATATAAAGAATAATTTAATCTTTGCCTAGATAATTCTAATAATCCAAATTGAGAAATAGAACTGATTTGAACACGAGCTCGGTCTTTTTTTACAAATTTTTTTAGTACGTCTTCAACAATTTTTTGATTTTTTAAAAGTATCATATCAATAAAATCAATGACAATTAATCCACTTAAATTTCTTAATCTTAATTGTCTGGAAATTTCTTTAACAGCTTCTAAATTTGTATTTAACGCTGTTTCTTCAATATTTATACCTTTGGTAGACTGTGATGAGTCAACGTCTATAGCAGTTAATGCTTCTGTATGATCTATAATTATAACTCCTCCGGAGGATAATTTAATTTCTCTTTGAAATGCTAAATTAATTTGAGATTCTACCTGAAAATAAGAGAACAGAGGAATATTTCCTGTATATAATTTTATTTTATTAATAAAATCTGATCTTCCTAATATTTTCATATGTTTACGAGCTAAAGTTAACGATTTTTGATCATCTATTAAAATTTCACTAATATCGCATTTTAAATAGTCTCTAAAAGATCGAGAAATTAAATCATTTTCTTGATATATTAAACATGGAGCTGGTTTACTATTAGCTATTTTTTTTATGTTGTTCCAATGTTTTATACAAAAACTTAAATCCCATTGCAAAGATTCAGTAGATTTACCTAATCCAGCTGTTCTTATTATAATACCCATTTTTTTTGGAAAATTTAAAGTAGACAAAATGTATTTAACTTCAACTCTATCTGAACCTAATATTTTTTTAGAAATACCTTTCGTACCTGGATTATTAGGCATAAGAATTAAATAACTTCCTACTAAACATACATAAGTGGTTAGTAAAGCTCCTTTTTTACCTCTTTCTTCTTTATCTACTTGTACAATTAACTCTTGTCCTTCTTTTAAAACATCTTTTATTTTTAAAGTAGAGTTATCTGAAAATGTATTAGAAAAATATTTACTACAAATTTCTTTTAGAGGAAGAAAACCATTTTTTTTAGTACCATAATCTATAAAAGCTGCTTCTAAACTAGGTTCTACTTTAGTTACTTTACCTTTATAAATATTTGATTTTTTTTGTTTATGTTTAGTGTGTTCTATATCTAAATCGTATAAATATTCTCCGTCTACTAAAGCTATTCTTAGTTCTTCTTTTTGTGTTGTATTGATTAGCATTCTTTTCATAGTTACATCTCATACTTTTTTTAAAGTATATATTATGATTATAAAATAATTAAATTAAGTAAACTTTTTAAGTTTTTTCATTTTTTAAAAAAAATAACAAAAAAATATTATAATTAATTTCTTTAAGTTTTAACATTATGTAATTAATTAAACATTTATTTTCAATTTTATTAAAAATATATAAATTATTTATGCGTAATTAGATAATAAATAGATTTTATATTTAAAAAATTTGTTATAATTAACATTATTAACTTTTTTATTGATTTAATATTGTATACAATTTCTATAACTTATTATAATTATGATAAAAATGATATTACCATGTATTTTTAAAATTACCAAAGAAATGATCAATCAAAGAATTGACAATTTTCTTATAAAAAAATTTAAAAACGTTCCTAAGAGTATGATATATCGTATTATACGTGTAGGTAAAGTACAGATAAACAAAGAAAAAATTAAACCTAGTTATAAATTAAAAATAAATGATAATATATATTTACCATATATAAAAGTTCAAGATAAAATTAGTATAAAAAAAAACATCCCTGTAAAAATAAAAAATTTATTAATTAAAAATATTTTATATGAAGATAAATATTTGTTAGTTATTAATAAACCATCAGGTATAGCTGTACATGGAGGTAGTGGATTAAGTTTTGGAATTATAGAAATTTTTAGACAATTGATTCCTTCGAACAACAATTTAGAATTAGTGCATCGTTTAGATAAAGATACTTCAGGCATACTAATTTTATCTAAAAAAGCAAATATTTTAAAATCACTTCATGCACAACTTAGGGATAAAAAAATAAAAAAAAATTACTTAGCATTAGTACATGGAAAGTGGCCTTTAGAAATTAAAAAAGTCGAATTTCCTTTATTAAAAAATAATAAACGTATAGTTTCTATAAATGCAAATGGAAAACCTTCTAAAACTTGTTTTAAAATCCAACGTGTATATTCTTCCTCTACATTAATTGCTATTCAACCAATTACTGGAAGAACTCATCAAATTAGAGTACATACATTATCTACAGGCCATCCTATAATTTTTGACAATCGTTATGGTAATAAATTACTTGATAATAAAATAAAGATATCTACTGAAAAAAAACTTCTTTTACATGCAAATAACATTAATTTTGTTCACCCTCACAATCAAAAAAAAATATGTATTAATGCTCCTTTAGAAAAACATTTTCTCAGATATATAAACGAATTAAAATAATATGTAGAAACATAACAATTTATTAAAAAATCTTTAATAATAAAAATGTAAAGTAACTTATGAACTAATATTTATATATTTAATATAACTGTTAGTAACTATTTATTTACTTATAAATATTATAAGTAGTATACAATAATTGTATAACTATTTTATGTAATTTTTAGTAATATTTTTTATATAATTTTTTTATGATATATAATATAATGTTTATATAAATAAATGTTAATTTTTTAAATTACATTAAGGAAATTTTTTATATGGCAGTACAAAAAAATAAACCATCTAGATCTAAAAGAGGTATGAGAAGATCCCACGATAAATGCTTTCAAGCATTATTGTCTATAGATAAATGTTCAGGAGAAAAACATATTAGACATAATATTACTAAAAAGGGATTTTATAGAGGTAAAAAATATGTGTTTTATAATGTATAATAACTATAATTAAAATATACATTAATATTATTAATATATGTTTTAATATTTTAACCAAAAAAATATTTTAAATATATTTAAATTTTTTATATATATTTCAATATTTTGATGGGTTATATTTTATTTTTAATAAAATTTGTAAAAAATAGTTAACTACAAACATTTAAGCATATTTATAAAATATCATTCTTATAAGTAGATTTTATATATTTTATATTTTAATATTAAATAGAGTTTAATATGTCATTTGCTATATTATTTCAAGGATATACATTTAAAAAAAAAATAACAAACAATTTAAATTATTCAAATTCTATAATAAAAACAACTTTTGAACAAGCATCTGAACATATTAAATATAATTTATTACATCATATTAAGAATCATGTAATAAATTTTGTACATTTAAAATACTACACTCAGGCAATGATATTAACTAATGCAGTAGCTATATATAAATATTGGCAATCTTTAAAAAAAAATGTTCCAAAATTTATGGCTGGTCATAGTATAGGAGAGTACGCAGCGCTTGTATGTTCTAATGTTATTACTTTATTAGATGCATTAACATTAGTAATGTTAAGAGAAAAATTAATGTATGACGTTAATCGCAAAGAATCAGGTGCAATGGAAATGATTATTGGATTACATGAAAATAAAATACAAGATATTATAAATAATTACTTATTTAAAAACCAAGTAAACATTGCTTGTATTAATCCAAATAATTGCATAGTAATTTCAGGTAATAGTAATAAAGTACAACAAGTTATATTAAAATGTAAAAAAAATGGAGCATTATATACGATAAAATTTCCTTATAATATTATGTCGCATTGTTATCTCATGAAAACTACTGCAAGTAAATTATTAAATACTTTACATTCAATTAACTTTAAACGACCTACTTGTCGTATAGTAAATAATGTTGATGTAAAGTGTGAATATTTAAAAAAAAATATTTGTAGTGCTTTAGTACGACAAATGTATAAAACAGTACTTTGGAAACAATCTATTGAGTATATAATTAACAAAAATGTTTCTACATTATTACAAATTGGTTCTAATAGTAGATCAAGAAATATATATACACAAACTACAAAAATATCTGTCATTCCCTTAAATAATATAAACAATATACATAAAGCATTAAAAATTATTTAACAACAAAATATGAATATAAACAATAAGATAGCTTTAGTTACAGGGGCGAATAGAGGAATAGGAAAATATATATCTAAAAAATTAGCTAAAAATGGAGCAATTGTAATTGGT containing:
- the rpmF gene encoding 50S ribosomal protein L32, whose translation is MAVQKNKPSRSKRGMRRSHDKCFQALLSIDKCSGEKHIRHNITKKGFYRGKKYVFYNV
- a CDS encoding flagellar basal body L-ring protein FlgH; amino-acid sequence: MLKLRKLKNKNCLIIFLFLICTISGCTTTIPHKTANNITEKISSVYITNNVVLNNGSIFQKCIPSNYSYQSLFEDYKPHNIGDIISVILEENITASNSSSANISKNGNANIGIAATHGPFGNLLNENLNKTEINGASKNNFLGKGSNYAKNSFVGTITVTVSKIFPNGNLKVTGEKKIAINQGTEFIRFSGVINPHDISKNNSVISTRIADSKIEYISHGYVNESRKMGWLQRLLLNIMPI
- a CDS encoding Rne/Rng family ribonuclease gives rise to the protein MKRMLINTTQKEELRIALVDGEYLYDLDIEHTKHKQKKSNIYKGKVTKVEPSLEAAFIDYGTKKNGFLPLKEICSKYFSNTFSDNSTLKIKDVLKEGQELIVQVDKEERGKKGALLTTYVCLVGSYLILMPNNPGTKGISKKILGSDRVEVKYILSTLNFPKKMGIIIRTAGLGKSTESLQWDLSFCIKHWNNIKKIANSKPAPCLIYQENDLISRSFRDYLKCDISEILIDDQKSLTLARKHMKILGRSDFINKIKLYTGNIPLFSYFQVESQINLAFQREIKLSSGGVIIIDHTEALTAIDVDSSQSTKGINIEETALNTNLEAVKEISRQLRLRNLSGLIVIDFIDMILLKNQKIVEDVLKKFVKKDRARVQISSISQFGLLELSRQRLNYSLYESNYQLCSQCYGIGKIRNKKSLSLYILRLIEIEVIKDDISEVHAIVPIDIACYLLNEKRKDISNIENKQKGKKAIIIPNKKFKIPFYSILSISKNKKNNFINYHFPNSCIKKENYFFNISKVNFVNKKIYFLKKYVMINNFLKNIFQKIIRNFIFVIKFYKN
- a CDS encoding rod-binding protein — protein: MKTNSILNYNQKNNFEKNNLIVNNINQEKKIYTNKLSQAVESIFINILIKTMRKSLLQSNIFNNDQVHLYTEIYDEQISKTLSTKGIGLSKIIQKQINVFKNS
- the flgG gene encoding flagellar basal-body rod protein FlgG — translated: MFPSLWIAKTGLDAQQTNMNVISNNLANVSTNGFKKSRAIFEDLIYQNVRQPGLQSSQKSTIPSGLQLGTGTRLVTTERIHTQGNLLKTDSSKDIAINGQGFFQVKMPDGNNVYTRDGSFQIDQNGQLVTNSGFLVQPTIAFPSDITNINIGRDGIVTANEQGQIQPISIGQISLMSFANNAGLESLGENLYRETQASGVPIENIPGTGGTGLLYQGFIETSNVNVAEELINMIHTQRAYEINSKAINTSDQMLQRLYQL
- a CDS encoding RluA family pseudouridine synthase, producing the protein MIKMILPCIFKITKEMINQRIDNFLIKKFKNVPKSMIYRIIRVGKVQINKEKIKPSYKLKINDNIYLPYIKVQDKISIKKNIPVKIKNLLIKNILYEDKYLLVINKPSGIAVHGGSGLSFGIIEIFRQLIPSNNNLELVHRLDKDTSGILILSKKANILKSLHAQLRDKKIKKNYLALVHGKWPLEIKKVEFPLLKNNKRIVSINANGKPSKTCFKIQRVYSSSTLIAIQPITGRTHQIRVHTLSTGHPIIFDNRYGNKLLDNKIKISTEKKLLLHANNINFVHPHNQKKICINAPLEKHFLRYINELK
- the flgI gene encoding flagellar basal body P-ring protein FlgI; translated protein: MFKSLLYTLILLFIGVNSLTFASKIKDLTNIEGVRDNQLIGYGLVVGLNGTGDRVSQVPFTIQTLNNMLSQLGIKIPIINNNSQLKNIASVIVTAKLPPFGLQGEKINVIVSSIGNSSSLEGGVLLMTPLKGIDNQIYAIAQGKILIQENYSYSEKDTISFNKKKFNSGKIIDGGIIERELKNNFNNNNIIKLQLYKDNFTLAKQISDNINYRYNNIATAINAKSIVIDIKSFKNVEKINIISNIQNIDIPSSQSKSKIIINSKMGAVVISKSIKLNPCSITYKNFTIFVDKFKKYSYQSTNFNRTLNKKHVSKINTNATLSNIIHTLNLFGIKPHELISILETMKLANCLSTKIETFHEN
- a CDS encoding ACP S-malonyltransferase; this translates as MSFAILFQGYTFKKKITNNLNYSNSIIKTTFEQASEHIKYNLLHHIKNHVINFVHLKYYTQAMILTNAVAIYKYWQSLKKNVPKFMAGHSIGEYAALVCSNVITLLDALTLVMLREKLMYDVNRKESGAMEMIIGLHENKIQDIINNYLFKNQVNIACINPNNCIVISGNSNKVQQVILKCKKNGALYTIKFPYNIMSHCYLMKTTASKLLNTLHSINFKRPTCRIVNNVDVKCEYLKKNICSALVRQMYKTVLWKQSIEYIINKNVSTLLQIGSNSRSRNIYTQTTKISVIPLNNINNIHKALKII